One segment of Nostoc flagelliforme CCNUN1 DNA contains the following:
- the recF gene encoding DNA replication/repair protein RecF (All proteins in this family for which functions are known are DNA-binding proteins that assist the filamentation of RecA onto DNA for the initiation of recombination or recombinational repair.), with protein MYLKTLNLRQFRNYQDQQVEFNAAKTILVGNNAQGKSNLLEAVELLATLRSHRMTRDRDLVQEGEAIAQINATLERQTGVSDLTLTLRRNGRRSVALNGESIRRQMDFLGVLNAVQFSSLDLELVRGGPEGRRNWLDTLLIQLEPVYAHILQQYNHVLRQRNAFLKRHVETLDATSLHSELAVWDAQLATTGTRVIRRRDRAIQRLAPIATAWHASISGSTEVLQIKYLPNIPLEDNHPEEVQQAFLAKIQQRAIAEMHQGTTLVGPHRDEIELTINQTPARQYGSQGQQRTLVLALKLAELQLIEEVVKEPPLLLLDDVLAELDLSRQNQLLDAIQDRFQTLITTTHLGSFDSQWLKSSQILFVKAGEIIPN; from the coding sequence ATGTACCTGAAAACTCTAAATCTACGACAATTTCGCAATTATCAAGACCAGCAGGTTGAGTTTAATGCTGCCAAAACAATTTTGGTAGGTAATAACGCTCAGGGAAAGTCAAATTTGTTGGAGGCGGTAGAGTTACTGGCGACATTGCGATCGCACCGCATGACCCGCGATCGCGATTTGGTTCAAGAAGGGGAAGCCATAGCCCAAATTAATGCCACCCTTGAGCGACAAACAGGTGTTAGTGACCTTACTTTAACCCTGCGCCGCAATGGTCGCCGTAGCGTTGCCCTTAATGGTGAATCTATCCGCCGCCAAATGGATTTTCTCGGCGTTCTCAATGCAGTCCAATTTTCCAGCCTGGATTTAGAACTGGTACGCGGCGGCCCCGAAGGTCGCCGCAATTGGTTAGATACACTCTTAATTCAACTCGAACCAGTTTATGCTCACATTTTGCAGCAGTATAACCATGTGTTACGTCAGCGCAATGCCTTTTTAAAACGCCATGTAGAAACGTTAGATGCAACCTCTCTACACTCAGAACTGGCGGTGTGGGATGCACAGTTAGCTACCACAGGAACCAGGGTAATTAGACGACGCGATCGCGCCATCCAACGATTAGCTCCCATTGCTACCGCTTGGCACGCCAGTATTAGCGGCAGTACAGAAGTTCTCCAAATCAAGTACCTGCCGAATATTCCTTTAGAGGATAACCATCCAGAAGAAGTGCAGCAAGCTTTTTTAGCAAAAATTCAGCAACGAGCGATCGCCGAAATGCACCAAGGCACTACTCTTGTCGGACCCCATCGAGACGAAATAGAATTAACTATTAACCAGACACCCGCTCGTCAATACGGTTCTCAAGGTCAACAACGAACGCTGGTTCTAGCTTTAAAATTAGCAGAATTACAATTAATTGAAGAAGTCGTTAAAGAGCCACCATTGCTATTGCTTGATGATGTTCTTGCCGAACTAGATTTATCTCGCCAAAATCAATTGCTCGATGCCATTCAAGACCGCTTTCAGACCCTAATTACTACTACTCACTTGGGTTCTTTTGATTCTCAGTGGCTGAAGTCCTCCCAAATTCTTTTTGTGAAAGCAGGAGAGATAATCCCAAATTAG
- a CDS encoding MgtC/SapB family protein, translating to MSNTYYLATNDWLNISFRLCLALFIGAIIGLERQIKRKPAGLRTHMLVSFGSAVFTLIIMQTDGLQSSGDALSRVIQGIAAGVGFLGAGEIVRQSSEESQRLEIHGLTSAAAIWVSAALGIAAGCGLWQLALIGGLLTFLVLTVFKRLEKRD from the coding sequence TTGTCAAACACTTACTATCTTGCAACTAATGATTGGCTTAATATCAGCTTCAGACTGTGCCTTGCATTGTTTATTGGAGCAATTATCGGTTTAGAACGCCAAATTAAGCGTAAACCAGCAGGTTTAAGAACTCACATGCTGGTGAGTTTCGGTTCAGCCGTGTTTACTCTCATAATTATGCAAACAGATGGGTTACAGTCCAGTGGTGATGCACTTAGCCGCGTGATTCAGGGAATTGCAGCCGGTGTAGGATTTCTCGGTGCTGGAGAAATTGTGCGTCAATCTTCTGAAGAATCACAGCGACTTGAAATTCACGGATTGACATCAGCAGCAGCTATTTGGGTTTCGGCTGCTTTGGGAATTGCTGCTGGCTGTGGTTTATGGCAGTTAGCATTAATCGGTGGTTTGCTGACTTTTTTGGTTCTCACCGTTTTTAAAAGGTTAGAAAAACGTGATTAG
- a CDS encoding putative PEP-binding protein, with protein MDKLYWLDQIKLQDRAKVGNKAFYLSRIMQRGYPVVPGFVVSAEILREFLENLNSSESLVADLPHSSLHLDVANWRQLQQVAGRLRQEILTATVPQDWVNTIFQAAREWQTGCLILRPTLAVSNATPSMKNISGLLESVFCRCEPEAIAFALKRTWSQIFRARSLLYWQRAGINLQQISLAVLVQPVENAIASGLLSANSSGWEIEATWGLGIAIALGEVQPDVYYIQQATGVVLEQQLGNKMLAYGVDDAAPEALSQPVPKSALTPDHTCLNTYLIQEAQQKQYALQEEYLQQIIALGTQLVSELGKSFTIKWTIARQNTSSKLYITQVSSPHVIHHRHFIRGIGAAGGRVVANALVINNPQHKPEQLPKGVILVIAAIAPDWLPLLHQVGGIVTEQGGLTSHAAILARELGIAAVVNVTSATSLIQTGERLLLDGDRGEVYRIKGEGESGREKEMERKKVAENPLLPPIFPSRPVTSRLPMIATQLLVNLSQSSLIEQVQSFPVDGVGLLRSELMVLNILSGQHPNSWILGGRQAELLELWSEQIIQFARAFAPRPVFYRSLDWPQDLPSLSDNLQSATQSMLGERGTFSYLRNPAVFELELQALATVQQAGYSNVNLLLPFVRTVEEFVFCRRKVEEALLTEVSQFQLWMMAEVPSVLFLLPEYVKAGAAGISIGTNDLTQLLLGVDREQGQLGKVFNERHPAVMSAIAQLIQMAKSADIPCSICGQAPAIYPEIIDKLVEWGITSISVEPEAVERTYQAIARAEQRIILAAARRELKEGKSNFI; from the coding sequence GTGGACAAACTCTACTGGCTAGACCAAATTAAACTACAAGACCGCGCCAAAGTAGGTAACAAAGCATTTTACTTGAGCAGAATTATGCAGCGTGGCTATCCGGTGGTGCCTGGTTTTGTCGTTTCGGCAGAAATTTTGCGAGAATTTCTCGAAAATCTCAATAGTTCAGAGTCATTAGTGGCTGACTTACCCCATTCTTCGTTACACCTGGATGTAGCTAATTGGCGTCAACTTCAGCAGGTAGCAGGTCGTTTGCGCCAAGAAATTCTGACTGCGACTGTGCCACAGGATTGGGTGAATACAATTTTCCAAGCAGCTAGAGAATGGCAAACTGGCTGTTTGATTCTTCGACCTACCTTAGCAGTATCAAATGCTACTCCAAGTATGAAGAATATATCTGGTTTGCTGGAGTCGGTGTTTTGCCGGTGCGAACCCGAAGCGATCGCTTTTGCCCTAAAGCGTACCTGGAGCCAGATATTTCGTGCCAGAAGTCTACTATATTGGCAACGGGCAGGAATTAACCTGCAACAAATCAGTTTAGCGGTTTTGGTTCAACCTGTTGAGAATGCGATCGCCAGTGGCTTGCTGAGTGCCAACTCCTCTGGATGGGAAATTGAAGCTACTTGGGGATTAGGAATTGCGATCGCTCTTGGCGAAGTTCAGCCAGATGTTTACTACATTCAACAGGCAACCGGGGTTGTGCTTGAGCAGCAGTTGGGCAATAAAATGCTCGCTTATGGTGTGGATGATGCAGCACCGGAAGCTCTTTCGCAACCCGTACCCAAGTCAGCGCTAACACCAGATCACACTTGTCTAAATACCTACCTAATTCAGGAAGCCCAACAAAAACAGTACGCTTTACAAGAAGAATACTTACAACAAATAATTGCTCTAGGAACTCAACTAGTAAGTGAACTGGGTAAAAGCTTTACCATTAAATGGACTATCGCCCGGCAAAATACATCTAGCAAGCTCTACATTACACAAGTTAGTTCTCCCCATGTAATTCACCACAGACACTTCATTAGGGGAATAGGGGCGGCAGGAGGACGTGTTGTGGCGAATGCCCTTGTAATTAATAATCCGCAGCATAAACCCGAACAATTACCCAAGGGAGTGATTTTAGTAATAGCAGCGATCGCACCTGATTGGTTACCATTACTGCACCAAGTTGGTGGTATTGTTACTGAACAAGGCGGATTAACCAGCCACGCTGCGATTCTTGCCAGAGAATTAGGTATCGCAGCAGTAGTTAACGTCACATCTGCTACCAGCTTAATTCAAACTGGCGAACGACTGCTACTAGATGGCGACAGAGGAGAAGTTTATCGGATCAAAGGAGAAGGGGAAAGTGGCAGAGAAAAAGAGATGGAGAGGAAGAAAGTGGCAGAAAATCCTCTCCTTCCCCCTATCTTCCCGTCCCGTCCTGTTACTTCTCGTCTACCTATGATTGCTACCCAACTGCTGGTTAACTTGAGTCAATCCAGTTTAATAGAACAAGTACAAAGCTTTCCTGTAGATGGAGTGGGATTGTTGCGTTCAGAATTGATGGTACTAAATATATTGTCCGGGCAACATCCTAATAGTTGGATTTTAGGCGGGCGGCAAGCAGAATTGTTGGAGCTATGGTCTGAGCAGATTATCCAGTTTGCTCGTGCCTTTGCACCAAGACCAGTTTTTTATCGTTCTTTAGATTGGCCGCAGGATTTACCATCATTGAGTGATAATCTACAATCTGCAACACAATCTATGTTGGGTGAACGTGGCACTTTCAGCTATTTACGAAATCCCGCAGTCTTTGAGTTGGAACTGCAAGCTTTAGCGACTGTACAGCAAGCTGGTTACAGTAATGTAAATCTACTGTTGCCTTTTGTGCGGACTGTGGAAGAATTTGTCTTTTGCCGTCGTAAAGTTGAGGAAGCTCTTTTAACTGAGGTGTCACAGTTTCAATTGTGGATGATGGCAGAAGTGCCAAGCGTCCTGTTTTTACTGCCAGAATATGTTAAAGCAGGTGCAGCCGGAATTTCTATTGGTACAAATGATTTGACCCAATTATTGCTCGGAGTGGATCGAGAGCAAGGACAGCTAGGAAAAGTATTTAATGAACGTCATCCGGCAGTTATGAGTGCGATCGCTCAACTGATCCAAATGGCTAAAAGTGCCGATATACCTTGTTCAATCTGCGGTCAAGCACCAGCCATCTATCCAGAAATCATCGATAAGTTAGTGGAATGGGGTATTACTTCCATTTCCGTTGAACCGGAAGCAGTGGAGCGAACATATCAAGCGATCGCTCGTGCTGAACAGCGCATAATTCTAGCAGCAGCACGACGTGAATTAAAAGAGGGAAAAAGTAATTTTATCTAA